Below is a window of Clostridiales bacterium DNA.
GCCTCTCCGCCTGGACCTGGATGAGGAAGGCAAAGCGCTCTTCCGCCAGGGCAAGATCCGCGTGCGGGACGGCCGGACCGGCGACTATTTCGAAAACCCCGTCACCGTCGGTATCATGTACTTCCTGAAGCTGCATCACCTGGTGGACGACAAGATGCACGCCCGTTCCACCGGTCCCTACAGCCTCGTGACCCAGCAGCCCCTGGGCGGTAAAGCCCAGTTCGGCGGACAGCGCTTCGGTGAAATGGAAGTCTGGGCGCTGGAAGCCTACGGCGCCGCGAACACCCTGCAGGAGATCCTGACCGTCAAGTCCGACGATACCGTCGGCCGTGTCAAGACCTACGAAGCGATCATCAAGGGCCAGAACATTCCGACCCCCGGTGTTCCCGAGAGCTTCAAGGTCCTGCTGAAGGAAATGCAGGCCCTGAGCCTGGATGTCCGCGTGCTGGATGCCCAGAAGAACGAGATCGAAATCCCCGAGCTGGATCCGGAAGACCTGCCCCAGCCCGAACCTTCCTTCCGTCCCGCCGCCGCGGCTCCTTCTGCGGAAGAGCTGCCTGAAGGCGCCGGTGAAGCGGAATCCGAAGAGGATATCGACCAGGCCGCCGATGAAGCCTTCAGCATGTCCGAAGATGATCTGGATCTGGGCGGCAGCGATGCTGATTCCGCTTTCGATCTGGAAGACGCTGACATGGAAGATCTGGAAGACTTCAGCGTGGAAGATCTTTCCGACCTGAACCTTGACGACGATGACATCTGATCTGTAATAAAGAAGGGAGATGCCCCTTTTGTTCGAACTTTCTAACCTCGATTCCATTCAGATCGGTATGGCTTCCCCGGAGCAGATTCTCGCCTGGTCCCACGGTGAAGTCACCAAGCCTGAAACCATCAACTACCGCACCCTGAAGCCCGAACGGGACGGTCTGTACTGCGAACGCATCTTCGGACCCACCAAGGACTGGGAATGCAACTGCGGTAAGTATAAGCGGATCAAGTTCAAGGATAAGGACAAGATCTGCGACAAGTGCGGCGTGCAGGTTACCCGCGCCAAGGTGCGCCGGGAGCGGATGGGCCACATTCAGCTGGCCGCCCCTGTCAGCCATATCTGGTATTTCAAGGGAATCCCCAGCCGGATGGGCATGCTGCTGGATATTTCTCCCCGTAACCTGGAGAAGGTCCTGTACTTTGCCAACTTCATCGTGCTGGATCCCGGCAACGCGGAAGAAACCGGCCTGAAGCGGCTGGAGCTGATCAATGACGCGCGCTACCGCGAAATCGAAGCCCGCTGCGGCAAGGGTTCCTTCGTCGCCAAAATGGGTGCCGAAGCGATCCGTGACCTGCTGCTGGAGCTGGACCTGGACAAGCTGTCTGCTGAACTGAAAGCGGAAGTGGCCCAGCTGACTGAAAAGGAACGCGACCGCGAAACCGAAGGCCAGAAGCGTGCCCGTGCGGTGAAGCGCCTGGAAGTGGTCGAATCCTTCCGTACCAGCCATAACAAGCCGGAATGGATGATCCTGACCGTCGTTCCCGTCATTCCCCCGGACCTGCGTCCCCTGATCCAACTCGACGGCGGCCGTTTTGCCACCTCCGACCTGAACGATCTGTACCGCCGGGTCATCAACCGGAACAACCGCCTGAAGCGGCTGCTGGAGCTGGGCGCTCCGGACATCATCGTCCGCAACGAAAAGCGCATGCTGCAGGAATCTGTGGACGCCCTGATTGACAACGGCCGCCGCGGCCGTCCCGTCACCGGTCCCGGAAACCGCGCCCTGAAGTCCCTGTCGGACCTGCTGCGCGGTAAACAGGGTCGTTTCCGCCAGAACCTGCTCGGTAAGCGTGTCGACTATTCCGGCCGCAGCGTTATCGTGGTCGGTCCTGAGCTGAAGCTGTACCAGTGCGGCCTGCCGAAGGAAATGGCGCTGGAGCTGTTCAAGCCCTTCGTCATGGAACGGCTGGTCACCCTGAAGTATTCCCACAATGTAAAGTCCGCCAAGCGAGCCGTGGACAAGGTGCGTCCGGAAGTCTGGGACATCCTGGAGGAAGTCATCCGCGACCATCCCGTCCTGCTGAACCGTGCGCCCACGCTGCACCGCCTGGGCATCCAGGCATTCGAGCCTGTGCTGGTTGAGGGCAAGGCCATCAAGCTGCATCCCCTCGCCTGTACCGCGTTCAACGCTGACTTCGACGGCGACCAGATGGCCGTCCACGTACCGCTTTCCATGGAAGCCCAGGCGGAAGCCCGCTTCCTGATGCTGGCCCATAACAACATCCTGAAGCCGCAGGACGGCCGCCCGGTCATCTCGCCCTCCCAGGACATGGTTATCGGCTGCTACTACCTCACGATTATCAACGAGAACGCCAAGGGAGCCGGCCGGATCTTCTCCTCCGAGGATGAAGCCATCATGGCCTACTCCATGGGTCAGATCACGCTCCAGTCCCCCATCAAGGTCCGCATCACGCGCACCTTCAAGGGTGAGACCGGCAGCCGCCTGATCGACACCACCCTCGGCCGCCTGATCTTCAACGACGCCCTGCCGCAGAACCTGGGCTTCCGGAAACGGGAATGCCTGGACGATATGTTCGCGCTGGAAGTGGACGAGCTGGTCGGCAAGAAGCAGCTGTCCAAGATCGTGGACCAGTGCTTCCATACGCAGGGTGAACACCGCACCGCGCAGGTGCTCGACGCCATCAAGGCGCTGGGCTTCAAGTATTCCACGGTCGGTGCCATCACCGTTTCCGTGTCGGACATCAAGGTGCCCGCCTGCAAGGAAACCATGCTGGCCGAGGCGGATGAAGCCGTCCGCAAGGTCAACAACCTGTATCGCCGCGGTCTTCTGTCCGAGGATGAACGCTACAACCGCGTCATCAACATCTGGACGGAATGCACCAACAACGTGAAAAACCAGATCCTGCCGAACCTGGATGAGTTCAACCCCATCCGCATGATGACCGACTCCGGCGCCCGCGGTTCTTCCGCGCAGGTATCCCAGCTGGCCGGCATGCGCGGCCTGATGGCCTCTCCTTCCGGTAAGACCATTGAGCTGCCGATTCGTGCAAACTTCCGTGAGGGCCTGACGGTGCTGGAATTCTTCCTCTCCTCCCACGGTTCCCGGAAATCCCTGGCTGATACCGCCCTCCGTACTGCGGACTCTGGTTACCTGACCCGCCGTCTGGTGGACGTTTCCCAGGAAGTCATCGTTCGCGAGGAAGACTGCTTCGCAGCCCGCGGAGAACGCGTACGCGGCATCCAGATCGGCGAACTCATGAGCGGCAAGCAGTCCATTGAATCTCTGGAAGACCGCCTGCGCAGCCGCACCGCCGCCGAGGATATCATTGATCCCGCCACCGGCGAAGTGCTGGTCCGCATGAATGAGCCAATCGATTACCGTATGGCGCATGAGATTGTGTCCCGCGGCATCAAGAAGGCCATGGTCCGTTCCGTCCTCACCTGCCGCACCGAAAACGGTGTCTGCGCCCGCTGCTACGGCGAGAATATGGCCCACGGCGGCAAGGTGGATGTCGGTGAAGCGGTCGGTATCATTGCAGCCCAGGCTATCGGTGAACCCGGTACCCAGCTGACCATGCGTACCTTCCATACCGGCGGTATCGCCGGCGCGGACGACATCACCCAGGGTCTTCCCCGCGTCGAGGAACTCTTCGAAGCCCGGAAGCCGAAGCGGGATGCCATCCTGGCGGAGATCGCCGGTACGGTTTCCATGCAGGAGACCAAGAAGCGCCGTGAACTGGTCATTACCTCTGATGAAGATCCCAAGGACACCAAGTCCTACCAGATCACCTACGGTTCCCGCCTGAAGGTTGCCGAAGGCGACCATGTGGAAGCCGGTGATGAACTGACCGAAGGCTCCATCAACCCGCACGACCTGCTGCGGATCCTGGGTGTCAAGGCCGTTCAGGAATACCTGCTCAAGGAAGTCCTCTCCGTCTACCGCCTGCAAGGCGTTGGCGTGAGCGATAAGCACATCGAAATCATCATCCGCCAGATGCTCCGGAAAGTCCGGGTGGAGGAAAGCGGAGATACCGATCTGCTGGCCGGCTCCCTGGTGGATATCTTCCGCTTTGAGGAAGCCAACCGCAAGGCCATCATGGAAGGCGGAAATCCCGCCGTGGCAAAGCGTATCCTGCTGGGCATCACCAAGGCTTCCCTGGCCACGGAAAGCTTCCTGTCCGCTGCGTCCTTCCAGGAGACCACGCGCGTCCTGACCGAAGCCGCCATCCGCGGCAAGGTCGATCCGCTGATCGGTCTGAAGGAGAACGTCATCCTGGGCAAGCTGATTCCGGCCGGTACCGGCATGAAGCGCTACAAGGATATCACCATCAAGGATTCCTACAACTTCTGATGAAGCCAAGGAGGCAGGATAACCTGCCTCCTT
It encodes the following:
- the rpoC gene encoding DNA-directed RNA polymerase subunit beta', which translates into the protein MFELSNLDSIQIGMASPEQILAWSHGEVTKPETINYRTLKPERDGLYCERIFGPTKDWECNCGKYKRIKFKDKDKICDKCGVQVTRAKVRRERMGHIQLAAPVSHIWYFKGIPSRMGMLLDISPRNLEKVLYFANFIVLDPGNAEETGLKRLELINDARYREIEARCGKGSFVAKMGAEAIRDLLLELDLDKLSAELKAEVAQLTEKERDRETEGQKRARAVKRLEVVESFRTSHNKPEWMILTVVPVIPPDLRPLIQLDGGRFATSDLNDLYRRVINRNNRLKRLLELGAPDIIVRNEKRMLQESVDALIDNGRRGRPVTGPGNRALKSLSDLLRGKQGRFRQNLLGKRVDYSGRSVIVVGPELKLYQCGLPKEMALELFKPFVMERLVTLKYSHNVKSAKRAVDKVRPEVWDILEEVIRDHPVLLNRAPTLHRLGIQAFEPVLVEGKAIKLHPLACTAFNADFDGDQMAVHVPLSMEAQAEARFLMLAHNNILKPQDGRPVISPSQDMVIGCYYLTIINENAKGAGRIFSSEDEAIMAYSMGQITLQSPIKVRITRTFKGETGSRLIDTTLGRLIFNDALPQNLGFRKRECLDDMFALEVDELVGKKQLSKIVDQCFHTQGEHRTAQVLDAIKALGFKYSTVGAITVSVSDIKVPACKETMLAEADEAVRKVNNLYRRGLLSEDERYNRVINIWTECTNNVKNQILPNLDEFNPIRMMTDSGARGSSAQVSQLAGMRGLMASPSGKTIELPIRANFREGLTVLEFFLSSHGSRKSLADTALRTADSGYLTRRLVDVSQEVIVREEDCFAARGERVRGIQIGELMSGKQSIESLEDRLRSRTAAEDIIDPATGEVLVRMNEPIDYRMAHEIVSRGIKKAMVRSVLTCRTENGVCARCYGENMAHGGKVDVGEAVGIIAAQAIGEPGTQLTMRTFHTGGIAGADDITQGLPRVEELFEARKPKRDAILAEIAGTVSMQETKKRRELVITSDEDPKDTKSYQITYGSRLKVAEGDHVEAGDELTEGSINPHDLLRILGVKAVQEYLLKEVLSVYRLQGVGVSDKHIEIIIRQMLRKVRVEESGDTDLLAGSLVDIFRFEEANRKAIMEGGNPAVAKRILLGITKASLATESFLSAASFQETTRVLTEAAIRGKVDPLIGLKENVILGKLIPAGTGMKRYKDITIKDSYNF